DNA sequence from the Synechococcus sp. MU1617 genome:
GATCAGCTACGGCATAGTGCTGACCATCTTCGGCATGATCGACATACAAAATTTGGCCTTGAAAATGATTCACCAAAGGGTTATTTTTTTCATTCCAGAGCTTAACTTTGGTCCACGGCTGCTTTGGATTCTCACCCTCTGCATCAACAGCATTCAAAAAAGCACAATATTGAGCTGCAGTAATTTCAAATTGGCCAATGCCATACTCATAGGGAACACCCCCAACGACCTGGTAGTTAAAGAGAAGTTCCGATGTTGTGTCGATAGCGAAGGGTGCCACCGGCGAATTAACAGGATCGGCTGGAATCGTTTCTTCTGAAGGAGGAACAAATCCGCGAATCGCGACCCCTTCATTACCCGCTTGATCAACGCCAGCAAAACTGAGCTTGATGTCGTAATTGTTTTGCCTCTGGCCCCTTAGGCGTTGATTTCTCAGACGTCGGTTCCTGAGGCGTCGCCTTCTCTGGATGCTCACGAGGGCTGATCAATTTTTCAAACTAAAAGCAGCCTGCAAACAAACCTTAAAAGTACGGGATTGCTTCATATCGGTGATTAGAAGTCACTCACCAACTGCGGCAAAACACCTAACAGCGCAGAAAGCAATCAATTCAAGAGCTCGAGTTGGATCAACCGATCGGCCATGCTTGCACGATCCAACCCCGCAATGAGGCACAACAGCAACAACACCCTGGCTTTCTGGGGATTGAGGCTGCCTGCAGGCAGCAGCCCGAGCCGTTCGTCCTCGGGATTGCGGTGCACGGGTCCAGACCCACAGCGGTTGGCCCGCAGCATCAACGGTCGTGGGCCAGCCCACGTCTCCAACACCCGACATTCGCCAACCGACAACTGGCCGGCGCCCGTCCCGGTGAACACCAGGCCTGCAACCCCGGCGTTGAGACAGACGCTGAGCAGGAGCGGCTCAGGCTCCACACACCCGTAAACGATCGGCACCTGGGGCCATTGCTCCGGTAAATCGAGCCCAGCGAAGGGCACCTGCCGGGGTCCACTCACCATGGCCAGATGAACGCCCACATCGTCCACCCACCCCAAGGGCCCGCTATCGGGACTGGCAAAGGCCCCCACCCCCTGGGTGGCCAGCTTGGTGACCCGCTCGGCGCCATGGATCTGTCCATCCATCACCACCAGAACGCCATGGCCGCGGGCTTCTGGACTTGAGGCCACCTGCACCGCCTGCAACAAATTGAGCGGCCCATCGGCACTGAGGGCCGTGGCTGGCCGCATCGCCCCCACCAGCACCACGGGCCGGGGATCGTCGATCAACAGCTGCAGCAACCAGGCGGTTTCCTCCAGCGTGTTGGTGCCATGGGTGATCACCACCCCGGCCAGCTCGGGGGCCGCCGCAAAGGCACCACGAATGCGATCCACCAGCGCGCGCCAATGCTCAAAGAGCAGATCAGCGCTGTCGACATTGGCGACCTGCTCGACGCTGATCGTGGCCAGACCCTGAAGCTGCGGCACCGCCGCCAGCAGGGCATCACCCCCCAGCACCCCAGCGGTGTAGTCGTTCAGCGTTGCACTGTCGGCCGCACAGCCGGCGATGGTGCCACCGGTGGCTAGCAGCAGCAGGCGATTCATTGCTCCAGGGAGAGGAACGCCTCGATGAAGCGCTGCATCTGGCTGGTGGTGCCGATGCTCACCCGAAAACAGCCATCGATCAGGGGCTTGCCGGCCATCGAACGCACCAGAATTCCAGCCTCGCGTAATTCCGCATCCACCTCCGCCACCGGGCGCTGGGGCCAGATCAGCAGATAGTTGCCGCCGTCACAGTGATGGCGCACGCCTGCATCCCGCAGCGCTTGCAGGGTCCAGTCGCGAGCCCGCAGCACCTCGGCCACGTAGGCGTCCACATACGACTGATCGGCCAAGGCGGCGAACGCCGCAGCCACGGCCACGCTGTTCACGTCGTAGGGGCCCGTGACACGGCTCACCCGATCGACCACATCGGCATGGCCGATGGCGAAGCCGATGCGCAGACCCGCCAAACCAGCTGTTTTGGCCAGGGAACGGAACACCAGGAGGTTCGGGGTGGCCGTGAAATCAGCGCTCGGCAGCACGCTGTCACCTGTGAAGGCCTCATACAACTCATCCACCACCACCAAGGTGCCCGGGGCTGAGGCCGCCAAGGCGATCACCTGATCTGCTGGCAAGCGCGTGCCGGTGGGGTTGTTGGGGTTGCAGATCAACAACAACCGCGGCGAGCGAGCCGCCAACGCTTCCTGAATGGCCGCCAACGGGAAGCGGAACGTCTCCCCCTCGTAGGGGATCGCCTCGATCGTCATGCCCTGCATCCCAGCGCAGGGGCTGTAGTAGCCAAAGGTGGGCGCTGTGGTCAGCAACGTCTCACCGACATCGCCATACGCCTGAAACACCGCATGGATGGCGGCATCCACACCGTTGAATAGACCCACCTGATCAGGCTTCAAGCCCGGCCGGCAGCCGGTTTCCAGCAGGTTCTGGAGCAACGCATCCCGCAGGCCGTCGTACTCCGGATAAACGGCAATTTCTTCGGTGCTGAAGTTGCGCAGCGCTTGGGCCACCAGGGGGCTGGGGCCAATCGTGTTTTCGTTGAAATCCAGCCGCAGCATCTGGCGGCGGCCCTCCAGCGGCGCGCTGTAGGCCTTGAGCTGCTCAACAGCGGCGCGGGCCGCTGGAGCACCACCAGGTGTGAACGGTTGAATGTTGTCGCTCACATGCGGTCCAGGGTGGCAATGCCCAGCAGTCCGAGCCCCAGTCTGAGGGTGTCGGCCGTTAAACGACAAAGAGCGAGGCGGGATGCCAGCGCTTCAGGATCGGCCTTGAGCACCGGCACCTGGTCGTAAAAGCGGTTGAACACCTGGCTGAGCTCGAATAGGTAGCTGCACAACCGGTTGGGCAGCAGCTCCTCCTCCACCTCAGCGATCACGGCGTCGAACTTGAGCAGCTCCCGCACCAGGGCCCACTCCTGGGGCTCGCTGAACTGCAGTTGGGCACTGGTGGCCGCAAGGTCGCCCCCCTTGCGGGCGATGCCGGCGATGCGCACCACGGCATAGAGCAGATAGGGCGCTGTGTTGCCCTGCAGCGCCAGCATCCGGTCGAAGGAGAACTGGTAATTGGTGATCCGGTTCTGGCTGAGGTCGGCGTATTTCACCGCCGCCAAACCCACGGTGCCTGCCACATGCTGGATGAACTCCTCCGACTCGCTGCGCTCCTCCACCTTCAGGCGTGAGCGCAGATCGGTCTCAGCACGCTCGACGGCTTCATCGAGCAGATCCCGCAAACGAACGGTGTCGCCTGCACGGGTCTTGAGCTTTTTGCCGTCCTCCCCCTGCACCAGGCCAAAGGGCACGTGCTCGAGGCGCGCACCGTCCGGAATCCAACCGGCCCGCTCGGCCACCTGGAACACCCCGGCGAAATGGTTCGCCTGACCAGCATCGGTGACATACACAACACGACCGGCACCATCCCCCTCCGGCGCCGCACCAAAGCGGTAGCGGATCGCCGCCAGGTCAGTGGTGGCGTAGTTAAAGCCGCCGTCGCTCTTCTGCACGATCACCGGCAGGGGGTTGCCGTCCTTGCCCTGCACACCCTCGAGGAAGACGCACTGGGCACCGTCGTCGGTGACCAGCAGTTCGGCGGCCTTCAAACCATCAATCACCGCCGGCAGGAAGGGGTTGTAAAACGACTCGCCGCGTTCGCTCAGGCGGATGTCGAGCCGGTCGTAGATCTTCTGAAACTCCCGCCGCGACTGATCACAGAGCAGGCCCCAGGCCTTGAGCGACACCGGATCGCCCCCCTGCAGCTTCACCACCTCATCGCGGGAGGTGGACTGGAAGGCTTCGTCGTCATCGAAGCGCTTCTTGGCCTCGCGGTAGAAGGCCACCAGGTCTCCCAGATCCACCGCATCGGCGGTGTCCAGGGCTTCCGGCGCCACCTGCTTGAGATGGGTAATCAACATGCCGAACTGGGTGCCCCAGTCGCCCACGTGATTGAGGCGCAGCACCGGATGGCCGCGGAACTCCAGCACCCGCGCCAGCGAGTCGCCAATGATCGTGGAGCGCAAATGCCCCACATGCATCTCCTTGGCGATGTTGGGGCTGGAAAAATCCACCACCACCGGCGCCGCGTTACTAACCGCCGGCACGCCCAGACGCTCGTCCCCCAGCCGTGCCGACACCTCCGCCGCCAGCCGCTCCGGGCGGATGGTGAGGTTGATGAAGCCAGGCCCAGCGATCTGGGGATCCAGGCAGAGGTCTGTGAAGGCGGGATCGGCCTGCAGCTCCTCCACGATCGCCGTGGCAATTTGCCTGGGCGCCTGCTTCAAGGGCTTGGCCAGGGGCAGCGCACCGTTGGCCTGGAAGTCACCGAATTCCGGCTTGCTGGCAGGGGCCAGCTGGGGGTCCAGCCCCGCATCGGTCTCCGGGAAGGCCCGTTGCATCGCCGCCCGCAACTGGGCATCCAGGGACTGGGACAGGCTGAGCATGGGCAGTGCGTGGCCGGGGGAATCCGGCTCTGATCATCCCTCTTCAGGTGAAACGCATGCTCAGGTCCAACCAGTGGCTGCGGGTGACCGGCGCACTGGTGGAGATCAAATCGATGCCGGTGGCGGCGTAGGCCTGCAACTGCTCGGGCTGAATGCCGGAGGCCTCCAGCACCACCCCGCGGGTACTGCAATCCCGCAGGCTCGGCACCAGGGCCGTGAGCTGCTCGGGAGTGAACTCATCAAGGAGCACTCCATTGGCGCCCGCCTGCACCGCCTCCAGCGCCTGAGCTTCAGTCTCGGCTTCCACAATCACGGCCGCTGGCCAAGGAGCCTGATCGCGCACGGCCGCGATAGCCGCCGTGATGCCCCCCGCCCAGGCGATGTGGTTCTCCTTGAGCATGGCCGCGTCATCCAGCCCCATGCGGTGGTTGATGCCGCCGCCGCAGCGGACTGCGTATTTCTCCAGCAGACGAAGCCCAGGCGTGGTCTTGCGGGTATCGGCCAGACGCACACCGGTGCCCTGGAGCTGGGCCACCAATTCAGCGGTGGCGGTGGCAATGCCTGAGAGGCGCATGGCCAAGTTCAAGGCGGTGCGTTCTCCCGCCACCAAGGCCGTGGCCGGACCTTCCAGCTCCAGCAGGCAGTCCCCGGCCTCGACGGCGTCGCCGTCCTGCCTCAGCAGACGAACACTCACCCCAGGATCCAGCCGCTGGAACAAGCGCTGCACCAAAGGGCCACCGCAGAACCGGCCGGGCTGTTTGGCAAGCCAATGGGCCTGACCCTGCTGGCCCTGCAACGCAGCCGCCGTCAGATCGCCACGACCGATGTCTTCTGCCAGCCAAGCCTCCAAGGCAGCGGTGAGTGCAGGGGATTGCCAGTCCAAACCGTTCCTGAAGTCCGCTGAACCTATTTTCCGATGCAGAAGCGCGAAAACACCCGATCCAGCACTGCTTCGGTGAGCT
Encoded proteins:
- a CDS encoding histidinol-phosphate transaminase, whose protein sequence is MSDNIQPFTPGGAPAARAAVEQLKAYSAPLEGRRQMLRLDFNENTIGPSPLVAQALRNFSTEEIAVYPEYDGLRDALLQNLLETGCRPGLKPDQVGLFNGVDAAIHAVFQAYGDVGETLLTTAPTFGYYSPCAGMQGMTIEAIPYEGETFRFPLAAIQEALAARSPRLLLICNPNNPTGTRLPADQVIALAASAPGTLVVVDELYEAFTGDSVLPSADFTATPNLLVFRSLAKTAGLAGLRIGFAIGHADVVDRVSRVTGPYDVNSVAVAAAFAALADQSYVDAYVAEVLRARDWTLQALRDAGVRHHCDGGNYLLIWPQRPVAEVDAELREAGILVRSMAGKPLIDGCFRVSIGTTSQMQRFIEAFLSLEQ
- the nadC gene encoding carboxylating nicotinate-nucleotide diphosphorylase, producing MDWQSPALTAALEAWLAEDIGRGDLTAAALQGQQGQAHWLAKQPGRFCGGPLVQRLFQRLDPGVSVRLLRQDGDAVEAGDCLLELEGPATALVAGERTALNLAMRLSGIATATAELVAQLQGTGVRLADTRKTTPGLRLLEKYAVRCGGGINHRMGLDDAAMLKENHIAWAGGITAAIAAVRDQAPWPAAVIVEAETEAQALEAVQAGANGVLLDEFTPEQLTALVPSLRDCSTRGVVLEASGIQPEQLQAYAATGIDLISTSAPVTRSHWLDLSMRFT
- a CDS encoding asparaginase — its product is MNRLLLLATGGTIAGCAADSATLNDYTAGVLGGDALLAAVPQLQGLATISVEQVANVDSADLLFEHWRALVDRIRGAFAAAPELAGVVITHGTNTLEETAWLLQLLIDDPRPVVLVGAMRPATALSADGPLNLLQAVQVASSPEARGHGVLVVMDGQIHGAERVTKLATQGVGAFASPDSGPLGWVDDVGVHLAMVSGPRQVPFAGLDLPEQWPQVPIVYGCVEPEPLLLSVCLNAGVAGLVFTGTGAGQLSVGECRVLETWAGPRPLMLRANRCGSGPVHRNPEDERLGLLPAGSLNPQKARVLLLLCLIAGLDRASMADRLIQLELLN
- the argS gene encoding arginine--tRNA ligase, yielding MLSLSQSLDAQLRAAMQRAFPETDAGLDPQLAPASKPEFGDFQANGALPLAKPLKQAPRQIATAIVEELQADPAFTDLCLDPQIAGPGFINLTIRPERLAAEVSARLGDERLGVPAVSNAAPVVVDFSSPNIAKEMHVGHLRSTIIGDSLARVLEFRGHPVLRLNHVGDWGTQFGMLITHLKQVAPEALDTADAVDLGDLVAFYREAKKRFDDDEAFQSTSRDEVVKLQGGDPVSLKAWGLLCDQSRREFQKIYDRLDIRLSERGESFYNPFLPAVIDGLKAAELLVTDDGAQCVFLEGVQGKDGNPLPVIVQKSDGGFNYATTDLAAIRYRFGAAPEGDGAGRVVYVTDAGQANHFAGVFQVAERAGWIPDGARLEHVPFGLVQGEDGKKLKTRAGDTVRLRDLLDEAVERAETDLRSRLKVEERSESEEFIQHVAGTVGLAAVKYADLSQNRITNYQFSFDRMLALQGNTAPYLLYAVVRIAGIARKGGDLAATSAQLQFSEPQEWALVRELLKFDAVIAEVEEELLPNRLCSYLFELSQVFNRFYDQVPVLKADPEALASRLALCRLTADTLRLGLGLLGIATLDRM